The Lycium barbarum isolate Lr01 chromosome 4, ASM1917538v2, whole genome shotgun sequence nucleotide sequence GGGAGtatgttttaaaaaatattattgtgGTAAAAGATGATTGGACTCTCCAAGTAGGGTGGGCATTCTACGGTATGGTACGATATTTGAAACTTCAGTATGCTAATTTCGGTTTTCgatttctaaaaatactatatCATTACCATATCAAATTAATaaggtatggttcggtattttaaaGTTCGATTTCGATATTTTACGGTACGGTAAATCGGTAATTTATCCGATTTtgacttacatatacttatatcgtGGATAATTATGACTTTCGCTACTTAAAAAACGTCTCAATTATTATGTACTAAATACCTtatacacatgtaaaaatattcacaAAAAAGTACAAGCAATTCCTTTCGTAAATTAATTACACAAAAAATACATTTAAATCAAtatagagtagtcaaagtttcaACAATTAGTTTTCTGATAATATTAGTTTATATATTTATTAGGattataatactaagatatatgacttgtatatgtaattatatacttaTATTAAGTATTTCGATATTTTCTTGAATATCGTATCTAATACCAAACATTTTAAAAATACATATCAAATATGAAATGACAGTATAAATTTTTTTACAAATGGATGTGTACCGTACCACGCCCATCCGTACTCGAAGGGATTTGTATTTTGGCATTCTTTCCAAAACCGTCAATATCTCTAGGGTTTTGCGATCAATGGCATCATCTACTGGGATTTTGGGCAACTGCTGTGGAGTTCTTAGGGCTGCTGCTACTAAGACAGCAACAGTGACGAAAAGGAGAGGTCGTCCAAATGGAATAGTGAAGCCACAAGCAGTTTCCCCAGCTTTGGCTAACTTCTTAGGTACTAATGAAGCTTCCCGTACTCATGCTGTTAAGAAAGTTTGGGAATACATTAGATCCCATAATCTTCAGGTCTCTCTTTCCTTTCGTCAAttatttcttcctttttttttttttttgtacttcatTAGTGAACTTGATTAGCTTTGATGCAGCGTTCATTTTCGTTTTTTTTGGTTGTTGTAGCTACTTGATATTTTGCTTATTAACTTCTTAGGTTGCGTTTCTTAGGAAGGataaatgttttcttggaaaccAAGTGGggtttttacttattttctggtgtttggtaagtaagcaaaaaaATAATATCCCAAtagcatttatatgtaatctagcaaaacacCATGGGTAtggccagtggcggagccaggattgaTATTAAAGGGTATCAAAAAATGCAAATATGTCACAACCCAGGTTTGGACATGGGACCTTAGGTTATATTTGCAACCCCTTAACCACTAAGCTAAACCTTCAGCTTGTGTTAAGGGGTGTCAACACTggtatatatatctataaaatcaaaatttcacctatctatacaatgtaattttccggCGTAGGGGTGTCACTTGACACCCTCGGGCATGGGTAGCTCCGCCCCTAGGTATGGGATGGGGCGGGGAGTGGGGGTTGGGGGCACTGGGTGGGTGGGGAGGA carries:
- the LOC132635461 gene encoding protein TRI1-like, with the protein product MDVYRTTPIRTRRDLYFGILSKTVNISRVLRSMASSTGILGNCCGVLRAAATKTATVTKRRGRPNGIVKPQAVSPALANFLGTNEASRTHAVKKVWEYIRSHNLQNPANKREIHCDDKLKTIFDGKDKVGFLEIARLLTQHFQKAA